A window of Streptomyces gilvosporeus contains these coding sequences:
- the dapD gene encoding 2,3,4,5-tetrahydropyridine-2,6-dicarboxylate N-succinyltransferase produces MTDAASSPRTTGAVAAGLATLASDGTVLDTWYPAPQLVPATADSPGPAGTERLEDDRAAELLGDAVLKAIGPDPVREVEVVAVRTVISSLDDKPLDAHDAYLRLHLLSHRLVKPHGQNLEGIFGLLANVAWTSLGPVPVDRLETARLNARAEGLHLMVTSVDKFPRMTDYVAPAGVRIGDADRVRLGAHLAAGTTVMHEGFVNFNAGTLGTSMVEGRISAGVVIGDGTDIGGGASTMGTLSGGGKQIISIGERCLLGAESGIGIALGDECVVEAGLYLTAGTRVTMPDGQIVKALELSGGDNILFRRNSTTGTVEARPNKAAWGGLNEILHSHN; encoded by the coding sequence ATGACCGATGCTGCTTCCTCTCCCCGTACCACCGGCGCCGTTGCCGCCGGCCTCGCCACCCTCGCCTCCGACGGCACCGTCCTCGACACCTGGTACCCGGCCCCCCAGCTGGTGCCGGCCACCGCCGACAGCCCCGGCCCGGCCGGTACCGAGCGGCTGGAGGACGACCGCGCCGCCGAGCTGCTCGGCGACGCCGTGCTCAAGGCGATCGGCCCCGACCCGGTCCGTGAGGTGGAGGTCGTGGCCGTCCGCACGGTCATCTCCTCGCTGGACGACAAGCCGCTGGACGCCCACGACGCCTACCTCCGCCTCCACCTGCTCAGCCACCGCCTGGTCAAGCCGCACGGCCAGAACCTGGAGGGCATCTTCGGCCTGCTGGCGAACGTCGCCTGGACCTCGCTGGGCCCGGTGCCCGTCGACCGGCTGGAGACGGCGCGCCTCAACGCCCGCGCCGAGGGGCTCCACCTGATGGTCACCAGCGTCGACAAGTTCCCGCGGATGACCGACTATGTCGCCCCCGCCGGCGTGCGCATCGGCGACGCCGACCGGGTGCGGCTGGGCGCCCACCTGGCGGCCGGCACCACCGTCATGCACGAGGGCTTCGTCAACTTCAACGCCGGGACGCTGGGCACCTCCATGGTCGAGGGCCGGATCAGCGCGGGCGTCGTCATCGGCGACGGCACCGACATCGGCGGCGGCGCCTCGACCATGGGCACCCTCTCCGGCGGCGGCAAGCAGATCATCTCGATCGGCGAACGCTGTCTGCTGGGCGCCGAGTCCGGTATCGGTATCGCGCTGGGCGACGAATGCGTCGTGGAAGCCGGTCTGTACCTGACCGCGGGCACCCGGGTCACCATGCCGGACGGACAGATCGTCAAAGCGCTGGAGCTCTCGGGCGGCGACAACATCCTCTTCCGCCGCAACTCCACCACCGGCACCGTCGAGGCCCGCCCGAACAAGGCGGCCTGGGGCGGTCTCAACGAGATCCTGCACAGCCACAACTGA
- a CDS encoding TetR/AcrR family transcriptional regulator: protein MGRRRYDPERRQRIIDAAIAVVGERGIAGLSHRAVAAAAQVPLGSTTYHFASLDDLLVAALRQVNGVCLADFARWVERIDPAVPLAEQVAELVGETLAGDRSRVELEYELYLTALRREAVRPIAAECLDEMVRLLGRRIGDDRTARAVVAFLDGVLLQHLLTGQPFEPAAVRAGLAGVLA, encoded by the coding sequence ATGGGACGGCGGCGCTACGACCCGGAAAGACGGCAGCGGATCATCGATGCGGCGATCGCGGTGGTCGGCGAGCGGGGGATCGCGGGGCTCAGCCACCGCGCCGTGGCCGCCGCGGCCCAGGTGCCGCTGGGGTCGACGACGTACCACTTCGCGAGCCTGGACGATCTGCTGGTCGCCGCGCTGCGGCAGGTCAACGGGGTGTGCCTGGCGGACTTCGCGCGCTGGGTGGAGCGGATCGACCCCGCGGTGCCGCTCGCGGAGCAGGTGGCCGAGCTGGTCGGGGAGACGCTGGCCGGGGACCGGTCGCGGGTGGAGCTGGAGTACGAGCTGTATCTGACCGCGCTGCGGCGCGAGGCGGTGCGGCCGATCGCCGCGGAATGCCTGGACGAGATGGTGCGGCTGCTCGGCCGCCGGATCGGCGACGACCGCACCGCGCGGGCCGTGGTGGCGTTCCTGGACGGGGTGCTGCTCCAGCATCTGCTCACCGGGCAGCCCTTCGAACCCGCCGCGGTACGGGCCGGGCTGGCCGGTGTGCTGGCCTGA
- a CDS encoding DMT family transporter — translation MGYLTLAGAIVSEILATTSMKYSDGFTRLWPSVGTTVGYLLAFALLAQTLKTMSVGTAYAIWAGTGTAVIAAIGIVFLGESASPLRILGVLLVIAGVVVLNMGGAH, via the coding sequence ATGGGCTATCTGACGCTGGCAGGGGCGATAGTGTCCGAGATCCTCGCGACCACCTCGATGAAATACAGCGACGGTTTCACCAGGCTGTGGCCGTCGGTGGGCACCACGGTCGGCTATCTGCTGGCCTTTGCGCTGCTGGCGCAGACGTTGAAGACCATGAGCGTGGGCACCGCGTACGCCATCTGGGCGGGGACCGGGACGGCCGTCATCGCCGCGATCGGGATCGTGTTCCTGGGGGAGAGCGCCAGCCCGCTGAGGATCCTGGGAGTGCTGCTGGTGATCGCCGGGGTCGTGGTGCTGAACATGGGCGGGGCGCACTGA
- a CDS encoding metal-sulfur cluster assembly factor has translation MTETTTKPASEEEVREALYDVVDPELGIDVVNLGLIYGIHIDDANIATIDMTLTSAACPLTDVIEDQAKSATDGIVNELKINWVWMPPWGPDKITDDGREQLRALGFNV, from the coding sequence ATGACCGAAACGACCACCAAGCCGGCCTCGGAGGAAGAGGTCCGTGAGGCCCTCTACGACGTCGTCGACCCCGAGCTGGGCATCGATGTCGTCAACCTCGGCCTGATCTACGGCATCCACATCGACGACGCCAACATCGCCACCATCGACATGACGCTGACGTCCGCGGCCTGCCCGCTGACCGACGTCATCGAGGACCAGGCGAAGTCGGCCACCGACGGCATCGTCAACGAGCTGAAGATCAACTGGGTCTGGATGCCCCCGTGGGGCCCGGACAAGATCACCGACGACGGCCGTGAGCAGCTGCGCGCGCTGGGCTTCAACGTCTGA
- the sufU gene encoding Fe-S cluster assembly sulfur transfer protein SufU: MKLDSMYQDVILDHYKHPHGRGLRDGDAEVHHVNPTCGDEITLRVRLDGATIEDVSYEGQGCSISQASASVLNDLLVGKQLGEAQKIQETFLELMQSKGQMEPDDAMEEVLEDAVAFAGVSKYPARVKCALLSWMAWKDATAKALSEEAKTA; the protein is encoded by the coding sequence GTGAAGCTGGATTCCATGTACCAGGACGTCATCCTGGACCACTACAAGCACCCCCACGGGCGCGGTCTTCGGGACGGCGACGCCGAGGTGCACCATGTCAACCCGACCTGCGGCGACGAGATCACGCTGCGCGTCCGCCTGGACGGCGCGACGATCGAGGACGTGTCGTACGAGGGTCAGGGCTGCTCCATCAGCCAGGCCAGCGCGTCCGTCCTCAACGACCTGCTCGTCGGCAAGCAGCTCGGCGAGGCGCAGAAGATCCAGGAGACCTTCCTGGAGCTGATGCAGTCCAAGGGCCAGATGGAGCCGGATGACGCCATGGAGGAGGTGCTGGAGGACGCCGTGGCCTTCGCCGGCGTCTCCAAGTACCCGGCGCGCGTGAAGTGCGCCCTGCTCAGTTGGATGGCCTGGAAGGACGCCACGGCCAAGGCCCTCTCCGAGGAGGCGAAGACCGCATGA
- a CDS encoding cysteine desulfurase, with amino-acid sequence MTQLPGLLDTEAIRKDFPLLDRQIHDGKKVVYLDNAATSQKPRQVLDALNAYYERHNANVHRGVHVLAEEATALYEGARDKVATFINAPSRDEVIFTKNASESLNLVANMLGWADEPYRVDRETEIVITEMEHHSNIVPWQLLAQRTGAKLKWFGITDDGRLDLSNIDEIITEQTKIVSFTLVSNIMGTINPVETIVRRAQEVGALVCIDASQAAPHMVLDVQALQADFVAFTGHKMCGPTGIGVLWGRQELLEDLPPFLGGGEMIETVSMHSSTYAPAPHKFEAGTPPIAQAVGLGAAVDYLTAIGMDKIAAHEHAITEYAVKRLLEVPDLRIVGPSTAEDRGATISFTLGDIHPHDVGQVLDEQGIAVRVGHHCARPVCLRYGIPATTRASFYLYSTPAEVDALVEGLEHVRNFFG; translated from the coding sequence GTGACACAGCTGCCGGGCCTCCTCGACACCGAGGCGATCCGTAAGGACTTCCCCCTTCTGGACCGCCAGATCCACGACGGGAAGAAGGTCGTCTACCTGGACAACGCGGCGACTTCGCAGAAGCCGCGCCAGGTCCTGGACGCCCTGAACGCCTACTACGAACGGCATAACGCCAACGTCCACCGCGGCGTGCACGTGCTCGCCGAGGAGGCCACGGCGCTGTACGAAGGCGCCCGTGACAAGGTCGCGACCTTCATCAACGCGCCGAGCCGCGACGAGGTGATCTTCACCAAGAACGCCTCGGAGTCGCTCAACCTCGTGGCCAACATGCTCGGTTGGGCCGACGAGCCCTACCGCGTGGACCGCGAGACCGAGATCGTCATCACGGAGATGGAGCACCACTCCAACATCGTCCCGTGGCAGCTGCTCGCGCAGCGCACCGGCGCGAAGCTGAAGTGGTTCGGCATCACCGACGACGGCCGCCTCGACCTGTCCAACATCGACGAGATCATCACGGAGCAGACGAAGATTGTCTCCTTCACGCTGGTCTCCAACATCATGGGCACCATCAACCCGGTAGAGACGATCGTCCGGCGGGCCCAGGAGGTCGGCGCGCTGGTCTGCATCGACGCCTCCCAGGCCGCCCCGCACATGGTGCTGGACGTCCAGGCGCTCCAGGCCGACTTCGTCGCCTTCACCGGCCATAAGATGTGCGGCCCGACCGGCATCGGCGTCCTGTGGGGCCGCCAGGAGCTGCTGGAGGACCTTCCGCCGTTCCTCGGCGGCGGCGAAATGATCGAGACGGTGTCCATGCACTCCTCGACCTACGCCCCCGCCCCGCACAAGTTCGAGGCCGGTACGCCCCCGATCGCCCAGGCCGTCGGCCTCGGCGCGGCCGTGGACTACCTCACCGCGATCGGTATGGACAAGATCGCCGCGCATGAGCACGCGATCACCGAGTACGCCGTCAAGCGGCTGCTGGAGGTCCCCGACCTGCGCATCGTCGGCCCCAGCACGGCCGAGGACCGCGGGGCGACGATCTCCTTCACCCTCGGCGACATCCACCCGCACGACGTCGGCCAGGTGCTGGACGAGCAGGGCATCGCGGTCCGGGTGGGTCACCACTGCGCGCGTCCGGTCTGCCTGCGCTACGGAATTCCTGCGACCACGCGAGCGTCGTTCTATCTGTACTCCACCCCCGCCGAGGTCGACGCCTTGGTCGAGGGCCTGGAGCACGTCCGCAACTTTTTCGGTTAA
- the sufC gene encoding Fe-S cluster assembly ATPase SufC produces MATLEIHDLHVSVEAENGQREILKGVDLTVKQGETHAIMGPNGSGKSTLAYSLAGHPKYTITGGTVTLDGEDVLEMSVDERARAGVFLAMQYPVEVPGVSVSNFLRTSATAIRGEAPKLRLWVKEVKEAMERLHMDPAFAERNVNEGFSGGEKKRHEILQLELLKPAIAILDETDSGLDVDALRIVSEGVNRVRETGQVGTLLITHYTRILRYIKPDHVHVFADGRIAESGGAELADKLEAEGYEAYTKGGATA; encoded by the coding sequence ATGGCAACGCTTGAGATCCACGACCTGCACGTCTCCGTCGAGGCCGAGAACGGCCAGCGCGAGATCCTGAAGGGCGTCGACCTGACCGTGAAGCAGGGCGAGACGCACGCCATCATGGGCCCCAACGGCTCCGGCAAGTCGACCCTCGCCTACTCCCTCGCGGGTCACCCCAAGTACACGATCACCGGCGGCACCGTCACCCTCGACGGCGAGGACGTCCTGGAGATGTCCGTCGACGAGCGCGCCCGCGCCGGCGTCTTCCTCGCCATGCAGTACCCGGTCGAGGTCCCCGGCGTCTCCGTCTCCAACTTCCTGCGCACCTCCGCGACCGCCATCCGCGGCGAGGCCCCCAAGCTGCGGCTGTGGGTCAAGGAGGTCAAGGAGGCCATGGAGCGCCTGCACATGGACCCCGCCTTCGCCGAGCGCAACGTCAACGAGGGCTTCTCCGGCGGTGAGAAGAAGCGCCACGAGATCCTCCAGCTGGAGCTGCTCAAGCCCGCCATCGCGATCCTCGACGAGACCGACTCCGGCCTCGACGTCGACGCGCTGCGCATCGTCTCCGAGGGCGTCAACCGCGTCCGCGAGACCGGTCAGGTCGGCACCCTGCTGATCACCCACTACACGCGCATCCTGCGCTACATCAAGCCCGACCACGTCCACGTCTTCGCCGACGGCCGGATCGCCGAGTCCGGCGGCGCCGAGCTCGCCGACAAGCTCGAGGCCGAGGGCTACGAGGCATACACGAAGGGTGGCGCAACCGCGTGA
- a CDS encoding non-heme iron oxygenase ferredoxin subunit, which translates to MSYVRAAALSELEEDTPKRVEIDGTPVSLVRTEGEVFAINDICSHANVSLSEGEVEDCSIECWLHGSSFDLRTGKPSGLPATRPVPVYPVKIEGDDVLVSVTQES; encoded by the coding sequence ATGAGCTACGTACGCGCAGCGGCGCTCAGCGAGCTGGAGGAGGACACCCCCAAGCGGGTCGAGATCGACGGCACCCCCGTCTCCCTCGTCCGCACGGAGGGCGAGGTGTTCGCCATCAACGACATCTGCTCGCACGCCAATGTCTCCCTCTCGGAGGGCGAGGTCGAGGACTGCTCGATCGAATGCTGGCTGCACGGTTCGAGCTTCGACCTGCGCACCGGCAAGCCCAGCGGCCTTCCCGCGACGCGCCCCGTCCCCGTATACCCCGTAAAGATCGAAGGGGACGACGTGCTCGTCTCCGTCACCCAGGAGTCCTGA
- the sufD gene encoding Fe-S cluster assembly protein SufD — protein sequence MAEAQNIPSGSTTTGSIAVAAESTVATRMSAPPSYDVADFPVPHGREEEWRFTPLARLKGLHDGSAAAGGPDLKIDISAPEGVTHELVDRADPRVGKAGKPVDRVAAQAYSTFEKASVVTVPKETVLTEPIRIAVHGEGGTAFGHQVIELGAFAEAVVVIDHTGDAVLAANVDFLLGDGAKLTVVSVQDWDETAVHTGQHNALVGRDATFKSVVVTFGGDLVRLHPRVTYSGPGGEAEFYGLYFTEQGQHHEHRLFVDHEAANCRSNVVYKGALQGEDAHAVWIGDVLIRASATGTDTYELNRNLVLTDGARVDSVPNLEIETGEIVGAGHASATGRFDDEQLFYLMARGIPADEARRLVVRGFFAELVQQIGLPDVEERLMSKIEAELEASAV from the coding sequence ATGGCTGAGGCTCAGAACATCCCCTCGGGTTCCACGACCACCGGCTCCATTGCGGTGGCCGCGGAGTCCACCGTCGCCACCAGGATGAGCGCCCCGCCGTCCTACGACGTGGCGGACTTCCCGGTGCCGCACGGCCGCGAGGAGGAGTGGCGCTTCACGCCGCTCGCGCGCCTGAAGGGGCTGCACGACGGCAGCGCCGCGGCCGGCGGTCCCGACCTGAAGATCGACATCTCCGCGCCCGAGGGCGTCACCCACGAGCTGGTCGACCGCGCCGACCCCCGCGTCGGCAAGGCCGGCAAGCCGGTCGACCGCGTCGCCGCGCAGGCGTACAGCACCTTCGAGAAGGCGTCGGTCGTCACGGTCCCCAAGGAGACCGTGCTGACCGAGCCGATCCGCATCGCCGTGCACGGCGAGGGCGGCACCGCCTTCGGCCACCAGGTCATCGAGCTCGGTGCCTTCGCCGAAGCGGTCGTCGTCATCGACCACACCGGTGACGCGGTGCTCGCCGCCAACGTCGACTTCCTCCTCGGCGACGGCGCCAAGCTGACCGTCGTCTCCGTCCAGGACTGGGACGAGACCGCCGTCCACACCGGGCAGCACAACGCCCTGGTCGGCCGGGACGCCACCTTCAAGTCCGTCGTCGTCACCTTCGGCGGCGACCTCGTCCGCCTCCACCCGCGCGTGACGTACTCGGGCCCGGGCGGTGAGGCCGAGTTCTACGGCCTGTACTTCACCGAGCAGGGCCAGCACCACGAGCACCGCCTCTTCGTCGACCACGAGGCGGCCAACTGCCGCTCCAACGTCGTCTACAAGGGCGCGCTCCAGGGCGAGGACGCCCACGCCGTCTGGATTGGCGACGTCCTCATCCGGGCCTCGGCCACCGGTACGGACACCTACGAGCTCAACCGCAACCTCGTCCTGACCGACGGCGCGCGGGTCGACTCGGTGCCCAACCTGGAGATCGAGACCGGCGAGATCGTCGGCGCCGGCCATGCCTCGGCCACCGGCCGCTTCGACGACGAGCAGCTCTTCTACCTGATGGCCCGCGGCATCCCGGCCGACGAGGCCCGTCGGCTGGTCGTGCGCGGCTTCTTCGCCGAGCTGGTCCAGCAGATCGGCCTCCCGGACGTCGAAGAGCGCCTGATGAGCAAGATCGAGGCCGAGCTGGAAGCGTCCGCGGTATGA
- the sufB gene encoding Fe-S cluster assembly protein SufB translates to MTLPTETAHPELEGLGNYEYGWADSDVAGASAKRGLSEDVVRDISAKKNEPEWMLKLRLKGLKLFDKKPMPQWGSDLSGIDFDNIKYFVRSTEQQAASWEELPEDIKNTYDKLGIPEAEKQRLVAGVAAQYESEVVYHQIREDLEEQGVIFLDTDTALKEHPELFQEYFGTVIPVGDNKFASLNTAVWSGGSFIYVPKGVHVDIPLQAYFRINTENMGQFERTLIIVDEDAYVHYVEGCTAPIYKSDSLHSAVVEIIVKKGGRCRYTTIQNWSNNVYNLVTKRAVAYEGATMEWVDGNLGSKVTMKYPAVYLMGEHAKGETLSIAFAGEGQHQDAGSKMVHMAPNTSSNIVSKSVARGGGRTSYRGLVEIGEGAAGSKSNVLCDALLVDTISRSDTYPYVDVREDDVSMGHEATVSKVSEDQLFYLMARGLTEFEAMAMIVRGFVEPIARELPMEYALELNRLIELQMEGAVG, encoded by the coding sequence ATGACGCTCCCCACGGAGACTGCTCACCCTGAGCTCGAGGGTCTGGGCAACTACGAATACGGCTGGGCCGACTCCGACGTGGCCGGCGCTTCGGCGAAGCGCGGCCTCTCCGAGGACGTCGTCCGGGACATCTCGGCGAAGAAGAACGAGCCGGAGTGGATGCTCAAGCTCCGCCTCAAGGGCCTGAAGCTGTTCGACAAGAAGCCCATGCCGCAGTGGGGCTCGGACCTGTCGGGCATCGACTTCGACAACATCAAGTACTTCGTCCGCTCCACCGAGCAGCAGGCCGCCTCCTGGGAGGAGCTGCCCGAGGACATCAAGAACACCTACGACAAGCTGGGCATCCCCGAGGCGGAGAAGCAGCGCCTGGTCGCCGGCGTCGCCGCCCAGTACGAGTCGGAGGTCGTCTACCACCAGATCCGCGAGGACCTGGAGGAGCAGGGCGTCATCTTCCTGGACACCGACACCGCGCTCAAGGAGCACCCGGAGCTCTTCCAGGAGTACTTCGGCACGGTCATCCCGGTCGGTGACAACAAGTTCGCGTCGCTGAACACCGCGGTGTGGTCCGGCGGCTCGTTCATCTACGTCCCCAAGGGTGTCCACGTCGACATCCCGCTCCAGGCCTACTTCCGGATCAACACCGAGAACATGGGCCAGTTCGAGCGGACGCTGATCATCGTCGACGAGGACGCCTACGTCCACTACGTCGAGGGCTGCACCGCGCCGATCTACAAGTCGGACTCGCTGCACTCCGCGGTGGTCGAGATCATCGTCAAGAAGGGCGGCCGCTGCCGCTACACGACCATCCAGAACTGGTCGAACAACGTCTACAACCTGGTCACCAAGCGCGCCGTCGCCTACGAGGGCGCGACCATGGAGTGGGTCGACGGCAACCTCGGCTCCAAGGTGACGATGAAGTACCCGGCCGTCTACCTGATGGGCGAGCACGCCAAGGGCGAGACCCTCTCGATCGCCTTCGCGGGCGAGGGCCAGCACCAGGACGCCGGCTCCAAGATGGTCCACATGGCGCCGAACACCTCCTCCAACATCGTCTCCAAGTCGGTGGCGCGAGGCGGCGGCCGCACCTCCTACCGCGGTCTGGTCGAGATCGGCGAGGGCGCCGCGGGCTCCAAGTCCAACGTGCTGTGCGACGCCCTGCTGGTGGACACCATCTCCCGCTCGGACACCTACCCCTACGTCGACGTCCGCGAGGACGACGTCTCCATGGGCCACGAGGCGACGGTCTCCAAGGTCAGCGAGGACCAGCTCTTCTACCTGATGGCCCGCGGCCTGACGGAGTTCGAGGCCATGGCCATGATCGTGCGCGGCTTCGTCGAGCCGATCGCCCGTGAGCTGCCGATGGAGTACGCCCTGGAGCTGAACCGGCTGATCGAGCTGCAGATGGAAGGCGCGGTCGGCTGA
- a CDS encoding helix-turn-helix transcriptional regulator, whose translation MKKPSEDRVAPAVEPTAGPADSAHGRTAQPKASPPAPSVHDEGQGTRNRVARSILDHGPSTAAELALRLELTQAAVRRHLDALVAEGVVEPREKRIYGARGRGRPAKSFALTDCGRDAFDQAYDQLATDALRWIAQSAGGGAMGEAAVAAFARARFAAQAQGYRAAVEAAGPEGRTEALAEALTADGYAATARSAPNPQLGEQLCQHHCPVAHVAEQYPQLCEAETEVFSRLLGTHVQRLATIAHGDGVCTTFVPKAGAGKAAHPTGGRTTQTTTASARTAGRNPA comes from the coding sequence GTGAAAAAGCCGAGCGAGGATCGGGTAGCGCCCGCGGTCGAGCCGACCGCCGGGCCGGCTGACTCCGCGCACGGGCGCACGGCGCAGCCGAAGGCGTCCCCGCCCGCCCCGTCGGTGCACGACGAGGGTCAGGGGACCCGCAATCGCGTCGCCCGTTCCATTCTCGACCACGGTCCGTCCACCGCGGCCGAGCTGGCGTTGCGCCTGGAGCTCACCCAGGCGGCGGTGCGCCGCCATCTGGATGCGCTGGTCGCCGAGGGCGTCGTCGAGCCCCGCGAGAAGCGGATCTACGGTGCGCGCGGCCGCGGCCGCCCCGCCAAGTCCTTCGCGCTGACCGACTGCGGCCGGGACGCCTTCGACCAGGCCTACGACCAGCTCGCCACCGACGCGCTGCGCTGGATCGCGCAGAGCGCGGGCGGCGGGGCGATGGGCGAGGCGGCGGTCGCCGCGTTCGCCCGCGCCCGGTTCGCGGCCCAGGCCCAGGGCTACCGCGCGGCGGTCGAGGCCGCCGGCCCCGAGGGCCGTACCGAGGCCCTGGCGGAGGCGTTGACCGCGGACGGGTACGCTGCTACGGCGCGCAGCGCCCCCAACCCCCAGCTCGGTGAACAGCTCTGCCAGCACCACTGCCCGGTCGCCCATGTGGCCGAGCAGTACCCGCAGCTGTGCGAGGCGGAGACCGAAGTCTTCTCCCGATTGCTCGGGACCCACGTACAGCGCCTTGCCACCATCGCCCACGGCGACGGGGTGTGCACGACCTTCGTCCCGAAGGCCGGTGCCGGCAAGGCGGCTCACCCCACCGGTGGGCGCACCACACAGACCACCACAGCATCTGCACGCACGGCCGGGAGGAACCCCGCATGA
- a CDS encoding ABC transporter ATP-binding protein codes for MRTEPAVEVVGLVKRYGTKTAVDGLDLTVARGTVTAVLGPNGAGKTTTVETCEGYLHPDGGTVRVLGLDPVSDAAALRPRIGVMLQSGGVYAGARAEEMLRHTATLHAHPLDTGLLIERLGLGGCGRTPYRRLSGGQQQRLALAMAVVGRPELVFLDEPTAGLDPQARRATWDLVRELRSDGVGIVLTTHFMDEAEQLADDVAIIDGGRVIAQGSPEELCRGGAENSLRFTGRPGLDLASLLKALPQDSTATEPAPGTYRVTGTVGPQLLATVASWCAQNGVMPDAIAVERHTLEDVFLELTGKELRV; via the coding sequence ATGCGTACCGAGCCTGCCGTCGAGGTCGTCGGCCTGGTCAAGCGATACGGGACCAAGACCGCCGTGGACGGGCTCGACCTGACCGTCGCGCGCGGCACGGTGACCGCCGTGCTCGGCCCCAACGGCGCCGGCAAGACCACCACCGTGGAGACCTGCGAGGGCTATCTGCACCCGGACGGGGGCACCGTCCGCGTCCTGGGCCTGGACCCCGTCTCCGACGCCGCGGCGCTGCGCCCCCGGATCGGCGTGATGCTCCAGTCGGGCGGCGTCTACGCGGGCGCCCGGGCCGAGGAGATGCTGCGGCACACCGCCACCCTGCACGCCCATCCCCTCGATACCGGCCTGCTGATCGAGCGCCTGGGCCTGGGCGGCTGCGGCCGTACGCCCTACCGGCGGCTCTCGGGCGGCCAGCAGCAGCGGCTCGCGCTGGCCATGGCCGTCGTCGGCCGCCCCGAGCTGGTCTTCCTCGACGAGCCCACCGCCGGCCTGGACCCGCAGGCCCGGCGCGCCACCTGGGACCTCGTACGGGAACTGCGCTCCGACGGCGTCGGCATCGTGCTGACCACGCACTTCATGGACGAGGCCGAGCAGCTGGCCGACGATGTCGCGATCATCGACGGCGGCCGGGTCATCGCCCAGGGCAGCCCCGAGGAGCTGTGCCGCGGCGGGGCGGAGAACAGCCTGCGCTTCACCGGCCGCCCGGGGCTGGACCTCGCCTCCCTCCTCAAGGCGCTGCCCCAGGACAGCACCGCGACCGAGCCGGCGCCGGGCACCTACCGCGTCACCGGCACCGTCGGCCCGCAGCTCCTGGCCACCGTCGCCTCCTGGTGCGCGCAGAACGGCGTGATGCCCGATGCGATAGCCGTCGAGCGGCACACCCTGGAGGACGTCTTCTTGGAGCTCACCGGTAAGGAGCTGCGCGTATGA
- a CDS encoding ABC transporter permease has product MTAIEADPAAATGTFAPRPGAAPLPRMIRAQAALETRMLLRNGEQLLLTVVIPTLLLVLFSAVDIVDTGSGPAVDFLAPGILALAVLSTAFTGQAIATGFERRYGVLKRLAVSPLPRWGLMTAKTCAVLVTEVLQVALLTAVALALGWSPHGNPLWVGLLLLLGTAAFSGLGLLMAGTLKAEATLAAANLVFLLLLVGGGVIVPLTKFPEAVQTVLGLLPIAALSDGLRGVLQHGAGLPLADLGILGAWAVLGLGAAAAFFRWE; this is encoded by the coding sequence ATGACCGCCATCGAGGCCGACCCCGCGGCCGCCACCGGGACGTTCGCCCCGCGCCCCGGTGCCGCCCCGCTGCCCCGGATGATCCGCGCGCAGGCGGCGCTGGAAACCAGGATGCTGCTGCGCAACGGCGAGCAGCTGCTGCTGACCGTCGTCATTCCGACCCTGCTGCTGGTGCTGTTCTCCGCCGTCGACATCGTCGACACCGGCTCGGGACCGGCCGTCGACTTCCTGGCGCCCGGCATCCTCGCGCTCGCCGTGCTGTCCACCGCCTTCACCGGCCAGGCCATCGCCACCGGCTTCGAGCGGCGCTACGGCGTCCTCAAGCGGCTGGCCGTCTCGCCGCTGCCGCGCTGGGGGCTGATGACCGCCAAGACCTGCGCGGTGCTGGTCACCGAGGTCCTCCAGGTGGCCCTGCTGACCGCGGTCGCCCTCGCGCTGGGCTGGTCCCCGCACGGCAACCCCCTCTGGGTGGGGCTGCTGCTCCTCCTGGGCACCGCCGCCTTCTCCGGTCTGGGTCTCCTGATGGCCGGCACTCTCAAGGCGGAGGCCACCCTCGCCGCGGCCAACCTGGTCTTCCTGCTGCTCCTGGTGGGCGGCGGGGTGATCGTCCCGCTGACGAAGTTCCCGGAGGCGGTGCAGACCGTCCTCGGGCTGCTGCCGATCGCGGCCCTGTCGGACGGGCTGCGGGGCGTCCTCCAGCACGGCGCCGGGCTCCCCCTGGCCGACCTGGGCATCCTGGGCGCGTGGGCGGTCCTGGGGCTGGGCGCGGCGGCGGCGTTCTTCCGCTGGGAGTAG